Proteins encoded in a region of the Stieleria neptunia genome:
- a CDS encoding sigma-54-dependent transcriptional regulator translates to MNESASILLVDDDWHLVQSMAEWLREIGHTVHVADCLNGAKASQAEHRFDLVITDLRLRDEDGFELIHHTRQKHPETTVLVMTGYATPDTAIEAIKAGAFDLLTKPLIDDELNLAISRAVSQRDITLENQKLRQRLDSRSGLENILSHDYRMMKIFDVIDSVADARASILITGENGTGKSMIARAIHERSARRGKPFVEVACGALPDNLLESELFGHVKGAFTGASGDRVGKFQLADKGTLFLDEIGTATAAMQVKLLRVLQEFQFEQLGGTQTHSVDTRVILATNEDLSRAVTEGSFRQDLYYRINVVNIVLPSLRERVGDIPLLVDHFLREAAETCDREIEGFDQHAMATLQAYRWPGNVRQLQNVVERAVLLSRENVLTLEDLPPEILGRVADPLASAIPQTAGENTLKPFAMTPASYQNKSLREALEGPEREIILHSLRRHNWNRAATADALEINRTTLYKKMKRLGLDDPRLQFAMEG, encoded by the coding sequence GCCGAATGGCTGCGGGAAATTGGACACACGGTCCACGTGGCGGATTGTCTAAACGGCGCCAAAGCGAGCCAGGCCGAACATCGTTTCGACCTGGTGATCACGGACCTTCGCCTGCGTGACGAAGACGGGTTCGAGCTGATCCACCACACGCGGCAAAAGCACCCGGAAACCACGGTGCTGGTGATGACCGGTTACGCGACGCCCGACACGGCGATCGAAGCGATCAAAGCCGGCGCGTTCGACTTATTGACCAAGCCGCTGATCGACGACGAGTTGAATCTGGCGATCAGCCGCGCGGTTTCCCAACGAGACATCACGTTGGAGAACCAAAAGCTCCGCCAGCGACTCGATAGCCGAAGCGGGCTGGAGAACATTCTCAGCCACGACTATCGGATGATGAAAATCTTCGACGTGATCGATAGCGTGGCCGATGCCAGGGCATCGATCTTGATCACCGGCGAAAATGGGACCGGCAAAAGCATGATCGCCCGTGCCATCCACGAACGCAGTGCACGTCGTGGCAAACCGTTCGTCGAAGTCGCCTGCGGGGCACTACCGGACAATCTGCTCGAGAGCGAATTATTCGGCCACGTCAAAGGTGCGTTTACCGGCGCCAGCGGCGACCGAGTCGGCAAGTTTCAATTGGCCGACAAGGGCACCTTGTTTCTGGACGAAATCGGAACCGCGACCGCGGCGATGCAGGTCAAACTGCTGCGAGTGCTTCAGGAATTTCAGTTCGAACAACTCGGCGGCACGCAAACACACTCGGTCGATACGCGGGTGATCCTGGCGACCAACGAAGACCTCTCCCGCGCGGTGACCGAAGGCTCGTTCCGACAAGATTTGTACTACCGGATCAACGTCGTCAACATCGTGCTGCCCTCGCTGCGAGAGCGCGTCGGCGACATTCCTTTGCTGGTCGATCACTTCCTCCGCGAAGCCGCTGAGACGTGCGACCGGGAGATCGAAGGCTTTGATCAACACGCCATGGCCACCCTGCAAGCGTATCGTTGGCCCGGCAACGTTCGACAATTGCAAAACGTCGTCGAGCGTGCGGTGCTGCTGTCTCGCGAGAACGTGCTGACACTGGAAGATTTGCCGCCGGAGATCTTGGGCCGCGTGGCAGATCCGCTGGCATCGGCGATCCCACAGACCGCTGGCGAAAACACGCTCAAACCCTTCGCGATGACACCGGCCAGTTATCAAAACAAGAGTCTACGCGAAGCACTCGAAGGCCCCGAACGCGAGATCATCCTGCATTCGCTCCGCCGCCACAATTGGAACCGAGCGGCAACGGCCGACGCCTTGGAAATCAATCGCACCACGCTCTACAAAAAAATGAAGCGGCTGGGTCTGGACGATCCAAGACTGCAATTCGCCATGGAAGGGTAG
- the purN gene encoding phosphoribosylglycinamide formyltransferase — MSGETTKLPIAVFLSGGGRTLENLLRHRDEHGLPIDVRLVISSRGGVRGVEIAKVDGIETQVIRKCDHDDASYSDAMFDPVRRCGAKYVVMAGFLKHVLIPDDFENRVINIHPSLLPAFGGQGMYGHNVHAAAIKRGVTISGCTVHFVDNQYDHGPIILQRACDVLPDDTPDTLAARVFEQECDALPAALRTLS; from the coding sequence ATGAGCGGCGAGACGACCAAACTGCCGATCGCCGTGTTTCTAAGCGGCGGCGGCAGGACGCTGGAAAACCTGTTGCGGCATCGCGACGAGCACGGCCTGCCGATCGATGTCCGGTTGGTGATCAGCAGTCGCGGCGGCGTCCGCGGTGTCGAGATCGCCAAGGTCGATGGCATCGAGACCCAGGTGATTCGCAAATGTGATCATGATGATGCGAGTTACAGTGACGCGATGTTCGACCCGGTTCGCCGCTGCGGCGCGAAGTACGTCGTGATGGCAGGGTTTTTGAAACACGTGTTGATCCCCGACGATTTCGAAAACCGCGTGATCAACATTCACCCGTCGCTGTTGCCGGCGTTCGGGGGCCAAGGCATGTATGGTCACAATGTCCACGCAGCCGCGATCAAGCGCGGCGTGACGATCAGCGGTTGCACCGTGCACTTTGTCGACAACCAGTACGACCACGGCCCGATCATCCTGCAGCGTGCCTGCGACGTGCTCCCCGATGACACACCCGACACGCTCGCCGCCCGAGTTTTTGAGCAAGAATGCGACGCCCTGCCGGCGGCGCTGCGGACGTTGAGCTGA
- the ileS gene encoding isoleucine--tRNA ligase gives MSDSAAPFRAAPASPKFPALEEQMLEFWQQNDVYKQSLQRRADAPPFVFFEGPPTANGMPHPGHCLTRAIKDVFPRYKTMRGYRCERKAGWDTHGLPVEVEVGKELGIHSKEEIEAYGVEPFIQKCQQSVWRYMQEWQRLTERLGFWVDLEQAYVTYHQSYVESVWWSLKNLFDRGLLYQGHKIVWWWAQGGTALSAGEVGQGYREVADPSVYVKFPLVDDASRSLLVWTTTPWTLPSNMYAAVHPELDYSLVKHGETGEEFYLASALVDKIADKAKCEFELLETCRGTDLIGLRYTPPFDGYLKSTGDPTGTLRSPSGDAQTEHHYWRVVAADFVTTDSGSGIVHQAAAFGEVDYEVYDEQRRRFVEGEQPELLCAVGPDGKFNEAVPEAFLGVWVKDADKALSRDLKERGLMFLQEQYLHDYPFCWRADQDPLIQYPRQSWFIRTTKFRDLMLKNNSQIGWQPEHIRDGRFGNFLESNVDWALSRERYWGTPLPIWVCEETGRMEAVGDYEELLAKPGVQGTEVWLDAKAANPELVDDLRVHKPYIDEVTYDSPFADGKRMRRVSEVIDCWYDSGAMPFAQWGWPHTGDQQFQSQFPADFISEAIDQTRGWFYSQLAIATMLFGEGASVAEPGSEAETPKVKDLDYPLPFRNCIVLGLMLSQWWEHEDDEKKKTILLEESETKQHAGKKFNKQVGKMSKSLRNYRSPEEIFDRYGADALRWYLFANQAPWNSIIYAEQSIKDSIPEFLLRLWNTFSFFTIYAEIDGFDPRDAVAADDQLTPASLASAPKYRPASERSEIDRWILSELNQATAKVIDRMDALDNYNACQAISSLLDGLSNWYVRRSRDRFWAADKDSQEKHDAYWTLYETLLELVKLAAPFTPFLADTLWQRLTEPFGDKTLCSVHLCDFPEVDAERIDTDLSDSMRLLREIASLGRAARASEKLKVRLPLSEVTVILTDDSQIAWLQNHDALVREELNVKAVHYTTEGDQYVQYTVVPNFKRLGPKVGKQVPAVKKALADADGNELLNQLQADGVVKLQLGDNVIELDGDDIEVRLQAKEGWAAAQGLGSVVVLHTKVTPELQREGIANDLIRGIQNQRKAIDCQYTDRIRVAIDSASDEVTQAIEEHRSNICNETLADSLEIGTIEGVDSAASEHGGVFVAKASAS, from the coding sequence ATGTCTGACTCCGCTGCCCCGTTTCGTGCCGCCCCCGCCAGCCCCAAATTTCCGGCTCTGGAAGAGCAAATGCTGGAGTTTTGGCAGCAAAACGACGTCTACAAGCAATCGCTGCAGCGCCGCGCCGATGCACCTCCTTTTGTGTTCTTTGAGGGTCCCCCGACGGCGAACGGGATGCCGCACCCGGGCCACTGTCTGACCCGCGCGATCAAGGACGTCTTTCCCCGCTACAAGACCATGCGGGGCTATCGTTGCGAGCGAAAAGCGGGCTGGGACACGCACGGGCTGCCCGTCGAAGTCGAGGTCGGCAAAGAGCTGGGGATCCACAGCAAAGAGGAAATCGAGGCCTATGGTGTCGAGCCCTTCATCCAAAAATGCCAGCAATCGGTTTGGCGTTACATGCAGGAGTGGCAGCGATTGACCGAACGACTGGGATTCTGGGTCGATCTCGAACAGGCCTACGTGACCTATCACCAGAGTTACGTCGAGAGTGTTTGGTGGAGTCTGAAGAATCTGTTCGATCGCGGGCTGCTCTACCAAGGCCACAAGATCGTCTGGTGGTGGGCTCAGGGTGGCACAGCCCTGTCCGCGGGCGAGGTCGGTCAGGGCTATCGGGAAGTCGCCGATCCGAGTGTTTACGTCAAATTCCCCCTGGTGGACGATGCCTCGCGCAGTCTGTTGGTCTGGACCACGACCCCGTGGACGTTGCCCAGCAACATGTACGCCGCCGTTCATCCAGAACTGGACTACTCGTTGGTCAAGCACGGCGAAACCGGCGAAGAGTTTTATCTGGCGTCGGCGCTGGTCGACAAAATCGCGGACAAAGCGAAGTGCGAATTCGAGCTGTTGGAAACGTGTCGTGGCACCGATCTGATCGGTCTGCGCTACACGCCGCCGTTTGACGGCTACCTGAAATCGACCGGCGACCCGACCGGAACGCTGCGGTCGCCCAGCGGTGACGCCCAAACGGAGCACCACTACTGGCGCGTCGTCGCGGCCGACTTTGTCACCACCGACAGCGGTTCGGGGATCGTCCATCAAGCGGCGGCGTTCGGCGAAGTCGACTATGAAGTCTATGACGAACAGCGACGACGGTTTGTCGAGGGCGAGCAACCCGAATTGCTCTGTGCGGTCGGCCCAGACGGAAAATTCAATGAAGCGGTGCCCGAAGCATTCCTCGGCGTCTGGGTCAAAGACGCCGACAAGGCTCTCTCACGCGACCTCAAAGAACGCGGGTTGATGTTCTTGCAGGAACAGTACCTGCACGATTACCCGTTCTGTTGGCGGGCCGATCAAGACCCGCTGATCCAATACCCGCGCCAAAGCTGGTTCATCCGCACGACCAAGTTCCGCGACTTGATGCTGAAAAACAATTCGCAGATCGGCTGGCAACCCGAACACATTCGTGACGGGCGATTCGGGAATTTTCTGGAATCGAACGTCGACTGGGCGCTGTCGCGTGAACGTTACTGGGGCACGCCGCTGCCGATCTGGGTGTGCGAAGAAACCGGGCGCATGGAAGCGGTCGGCGATTATGAGGAATTGCTGGCCAAGCCGGGGGTCCAAGGCACCGAAGTCTGGTTGGACGCCAAAGCGGCCAATCCGGAATTGGTCGACGATCTGCGGGTCCACAAACCGTACATCGACGAAGTCACGTATGATTCGCCCTTCGCCGATGGCAAACGGATGCGGCGGGTCAGCGAGGTCATCGATTGTTGGTACGACAGCGGTGCGATGCCGTTCGCCCAATGGGGGTGGCCGCACACCGGTGACCAGCAATTCCAATCGCAATTCCCCGCCGACTTCATCAGCGAAGCGATCGACCAGACCCGTGGTTGGTTCTACAGCCAATTGGCGATTGCGACGATGCTGTTCGGCGAAGGGGCATCGGTCGCCGAACCGGGCTCCGAAGCGGAAACACCGAAGGTCAAAGATCTCGACTATCCGCTGCCGTTCCGCAACTGCATCGTGCTCGGGTTGATGCTCTCCCAATGGTGGGAGCATGAAGACGACGAGAAAAAGAAAACGATCCTGTTGGAAGAGTCCGAGACCAAGCAGCATGCCGGCAAGAAATTCAACAAACAAGTCGGCAAGATGTCCAAGAGTCTGCGGAATTACCGCAGCCCCGAAGAGATCTTTGACCGCTACGGTGCGGACGCGTTGCGGTGGTACCTGTTTGCCAATCAGGCGCCCTGGAACTCGATCATCTATGCCGAGCAGTCGATCAAGGATTCGATCCCCGAGTTCTTGCTCCGCCTGTGGAACACGTTCAGCTTCTTCACCATCTATGCCGAGATCGACGGGTTCGATCCGCGTGACGCCGTCGCGGCCGACGATCAATTGACGCCGGCGTCGCTGGCATCGGCGCCGAAATACCGGCCGGCATCGGAGCGGAGCGAGATCGATCGTTGGATTCTGTCGGAACTCAACCAGGCGACCGCCAAAGTGATCGACCGCATGGACGCCTTGGATAACTACAACGCCTGCCAAGCCATCTCTTCGCTCTTGGACGGGTTGAGTAACTGGTACGTCCGCCGCAGCCGCGATCGGTTTTGGGCCGCCGACAAGGATTCGCAAGAGAAACACGACGCCTATTGGACGCTGTATGAAACGCTGTTGGAACTGGTCAAGCTGGCCGCTCCGTTCACGCCGTTTCTGGCCGATACCCTTTGGCAACGGTTGACCGAACCCTTCGGCGACAAGACGTTGTGCAGCGTTCACCTGTGTGATTTTCCCGAGGTCGACGCCGAGCGGATCGATACCGATCTGTCCGATTCGATGCGTCTGTTGCGCGAGATCGCTTCGCTGGGACGCGCCGCGCGGGCGAGTGAGAAACTGAAGGTGCGTTTGCCGTTGTCCGAAGTCACGGTGATTCTGACCGATGATTCCCAGATCGCGTGGCTGCAAAACCACGATGCCCTGGTGCGTGAAGAATTAAACGTCAAAGCGGTTCACTACACGACCGAAGGCGACCAGTACGTCCAATACACGGTTGTTCCGAACTTCAAACGACTCGGCCCGAAAGTCGGCAAGCAAGTGCCGGCGGTCAAGAAGGCACTCGCCGATGCCGACGGAAACGAATTGTTGAACCAGTTGCAAGCCGACGGTGTTGTGAAGCTCCAGCTCGGTGACAACGTGATCGAATTGGATGGGGACGACATCGAAGTCCGCTTGCAGGCCAAAGAGGGCTGGGCGGCGGCTCAGGGGCTCGGTTCCGTTGTCGTGTTGCACACCAAAGTCACGCCGGAGTTGCAGCGTGAAGGGATCGCCAACGATCTGATTCGCGGCATCCAGAATCAACGCAAAGCGATCGATTGCCAGTACACCGATCGGATCCGCGTCGCGATCGATTCAGCCAGCGACGAGGTGACCCAAGCGATTGAGGAACACCGATCGAACATCTGCAACGAAACGCTGGCCGACTCGCTGGAGATCGGCACGATCGAGGGCGTCGATTCGGCGGCGTCGGAGCACGGCGGCGTGTTCGTCGCCAAGGCGAGCGCGTCATGA